A single window of Flagellimonas maritima DNA harbors:
- a CDS encoding cold-shock protein, whose protein sequence is MTGTVKFFNESKGFGFITNDDTGKDIFVHVTALNGVELNEGDKVEYKEEEGRKGMVATQVQVIA, encoded by the coding sequence ATGACTGGTACAGTAAAATTTTTTAATGAATCCAAAGGTTTTGGATTCATTACCAACGACGACACAGGAAAAGACATTTTCGTTCATGTTACCGCATTGAACGGAGTAGAATTGAACGAAGGCGACAAAGTGGAATACAAAGAGGAAGAAGGAAGAAAAGGAATGGTTGCTACACAAGTGCAAGTAATTGCGTAA
- the dgt gene encoding dGTP triphosphohydrolase, translated as MDWERLLSLKRFGDTHKRLRKEQKETRLGFEVDYDRIIFSSAFRSLQDKTQVIPLPISLGSKKDFVHTRLTHSLEVSVVGRSLGRIAGQRIINKNPHLNEVHGYHFNDFGAIVAAAALAHDIGNPPFGHSGEKAIGSFFEQGKGKKYKDFLSSAEYQDLVDFEGNANGFKLLTESKEGVPGGLRLSYATLGAFIKYPKASLPKKPSNHIADKKFGFFQSEKDFFKEVVDEIGLAVNPNHTQTGYYRHPLTYLVEAADDICYTIIDFEDGINLGLIPEEYALEYLINLVKHSINTKKYNVIKYSNDRLSYLRALAINTLIMDAVEVFEKNEGEILSGAFNSALLDRGSYKAQVDDIIKLSVEKIYRSNEVIDKELAGYRIISDILDTYATALIHKKEGKQSNYDKLLVQSLPENYQSTDASIYKILLDTCCFVASLSDSAAVHIHKKLMGKHI; from the coding sequence ATGGATTGGGAACGTTTGCTTTCATTGAAACGTTTTGGTGACACACATAAAAGACTACGAAAAGAACAAAAAGAAACACGTTTGGGTTTTGAGGTGGATTATGACCGGATAATTTTCTCATCAGCGTTCAGGAGTCTTCAAGATAAAACACAGGTTATTCCACTCCCTATTAGCCTGGGCTCCAAAAAGGATTTTGTGCATACGCGCCTTACCCACAGTCTGGAAGTTTCTGTAGTGGGCAGAAGTTTGGGACGTATTGCCGGTCAAAGAATCATAAATAAAAATCCACATTTAAACGAAGTGCACGGCTACCATTTTAATGATTTTGGCGCTATAGTGGCTGCCGCTGCATTAGCTCACGATATAGGCAATCCGCCCTTTGGACATAGTGGAGAAAAAGCAATAGGGAGTTTTTTTGAACAGGGCAAAGGGAAAAAATATAAAGATTTTCTTTCTAGTGCAGAGTATCAGGATTTAGTTGATTTTGAAGGAAATGCCAATGGATTCAAATTATTGACTGAATCCAAAGAAGGCGTTCCTGGCGGTCTTCGCTTAAGTTATGCAACTTTGGGGGCATTCATCAAATATCCCAAAGCATCATTGCCAAAGAAACCATCCAATCATATTGCTGATAAAAAATTTGGCTTTTTTCAATCGGAAAAAGATTTTTTTAAAGAGGTTGTAGATGAGATAGGTCTTGCGGTGAATCCTAATCATACCCAGACAGGATACTACAGACATCCACTAACATATTTGGTAGAGGCAGCGGATGATATCTGTTATACGATAATCGATTTTGAAGATGGCATCAATCTAGGCTTGATACCCGAGGAATATGCTCTGGAATATCTCATAAACTTGGTAAAGCACTCTATAAATACCAAAAAATACAATGTAATCAAATATTCCAATGACAGATTGAGCTATCTAAGGGCATTGGCCATAAATACTTTGATTATGGATGCAGTGGAAGTATTTGAAAAGAATGAAGGTGAGATTTTGTCAGGAGCCTTTAATAGCGCTTTATTGGACAGGGGAAGTTATAAAGCGCAAGTGGACGATATTATAAAATTAAGTGTTGAAAAAATATACAGATCCAACGAGGTAATCGATAAGGAATTGGCTGGGTATAGAATTATTTCAGATATACTTGATACTTATGCGACTGCTTTAATACATAAAAAAGAGGGAAAGCAGAGCAATTATGATAAGCTATTGGTACAAAGTCTACCGGAAAATTATCAAAGTACAGATGCATCCATCTATAAGATCTTGCTGGATACCTGCTGTTTTGTTGCAAGTTTATCAGATAGTGCAGCGGTACATATTCATAAAAAATTGATGGGCAAGCATATTTAG
- a CDS encoding nucleoside deaminase, which yields MQNPFDDSYFMRKALQEAEYAFKNGEVPVGAVVVVDNRIIGRAYNLTERLNDVTAHAEMQAITAASNFLGGKYLHGCTLYVTLEPCQMCAGALYWSQISKIVYGAADLERGFNVMGTNLHPKTEITGGIMENEASELLKRFFIQRRNLN from the coding sequence GTGCAAAATCCTTTTGACGATAGTTACTTTATGAGAAAAGCCTTGCAAGAGGCCGAATACGCTTTTAAAAATGGTGAAGTTCCTGTAGGTGCTGTGGTGGTAGTGGATAATAGGATTATTGGTAGGGCATACAATCTTACCGAACGACTGAATGATGTTACTGCCCATGCAGAGATGCAGGCCATAACGGCAGCCTCAAATTTTCTGGGCGGAAAATATTTACATGGCTGTACTTTGTACGTTACTTTGGAACCTTGTCAAATGTGTGCGGGTGCTTTGTACTGGAGTCAAATCTCCAAGATTGTATATGGGGCCGCGGATTTGGAACGAGGCTTTAACGTTATGGGAACAAATTTACACCCAAAAACAGAGATTACGGGAGGCATTATGGAAAACGAAGCTTCAGAATTGTTGAAACGATTTTTTATACAAAGAAGAAATCTAAATTAA
- a CDS encoding toxin-antitoxin system YwqK family antitoxin, which produces MKKGIFFLAVMFSVCIYAQGTEPTLEKVGKMVKATYFHENGEIAQTGYLLKGKLHGQWLMYNISGKKIASGKYNEGKKSGKWFFWEDQILKEVDFSDNRIVNVKNWNQSELVSIDK; this is translated from the coding sequence ATGAAGAAAGGAATATTTTTTTTAGCGGTAATGTTTTCGGTTTGTATATATGCTCAAGGCACTGAACCGACTTTGGAAAAAGTTGGGAAAATGGTAAAAGCTACATATTTTCACGAAAACGGTGAAATAGCCCAAACAGGTTATTTACTAAAAGGTAAGTTGCATGGACAATGGTTGATGTACAATATAAGTGGTAAAAAAATCGCCTCGGGCAAGTACAACGAAGGTAAAAAGTCTGGTAAATGGTTCTTTTGGGAAGATCAAATTTTGAAAGAAGTTGATTTTTCAGATAACCGCATCGTCAATGTAAAAAACTGGAATCAATCTGAATTGGTTTCAATAGACAAATAA
- the aspS gene encoding aspartate--tRNA ligase codes for MFRSITCGDLRISHIESEVVLSGWVHKVRNKGFVVWVDLRDRYGLTQLVFDQDRTSKILLEKASSLGRETVIKIKGKVIERASKNPNIPTGDIEVLVTDLDVLNESILPPFTIDDDTDGGEDIRMKYRYLDIRRKPVRDNLIFRHKVTMEVRNYLSNQGFIEVETPYLIKSTPEGARDFLVPSRMNEGQFYALPQSPQTFKQLLMVGGMDKYFQIVKCFRDEDLRADRQPEFTQIDCEMAFVEQEDILKTFEGLTKHLLKEIRGVDSGDFPRMTYDEALRLYGNDKPDIRFGMQFAELNSVCQHKDFNVFNSAELVVGIAVPGGASYTRKEIDKLIDWVKRPQVGAKGMVYVKCNEDGTYKSSVDKFYDQEDLAKWAKATNAEKGDLICVLSGNINETRAQLSALRMELAERLGLRKSNEFAPLWVVDFPLLELDEETNTYHAMHHPFTSPKQGQMELLQTNPGEVKANAYDLVLNGNEIGGGSIRIHDKQIQATMFKHLGFTPEEAKAQFGFLMDAFQYGAPPHGGIAFGLDRLVAILGGQETIRDFIAFPKNNSGRDVMIDAPSPINNEQLKELHLKLDL; via the coding sequence ATGTTTAGAAGCATTACTTGCGGTGATCTAAGGATATCGCACATTGAGTCAGAAGTTGTATTAAGTGGATGGGTACACAAAGTAAGAAACAAGGGATTTGTTGTTTGGGTCGACCTGCGTGATCGGTATGGCTTGACCCAGTTGGTTTTTGACCAAGACCGTACCTCTAAAATTCTTTTGGAGAAAGCATCATCCTTAGGGCGCGAAACCGTAATAAAAATTAAAGGGAAAGTGATAGAAAGAGCTTCTAAGAACCCCAATATTCCAACTGGTGATATAGAAGTATTGGTTACTGATCTCGATGTGCTGAACGAATCCATATTACCTCCATTTACTATTGATGATGATACTGACGGCGGCGAAGACATTCGAATGAAATACCGCTATTTGGACATTCGAAGAAAACCGGTCAGGGACAATCTTATTTTCAGGCACAAGGTTACCATGGAAGTCCGCAATTATTTATCAAATCAAGGATTCATAGAAGTTGAGACCCCATACTTGATAAAATCGACACCTGAAGGCGCAAGAGACTTTTTGGTGCCCAGCCGAATGAACGAAGGACAGTTCTATGCACTACCACAATCTCCACAAACTTTTAAGCAATTGCTTATGGTAGGTGGAATGGACAAATATTTTCAAATAGTAAAGTGCTTCAGGGATGAAGACCTAAGAGCGGACAGGCAACCCGAATTCACCCAAATAGATTGTGAAATGGCATTCGTGGAGCAAGAAGATATCCTAAAAACATTTGAAGGATTGACAAAACACCTGTTAAAAGAAATCCGCGGCGTAGATTCAGGTGATTTCCCAAGAATGACCTACGATGAAGCCCTGCGCTTGTACGGTAACGACAAACCTGACATTCGCTTTGGAATGCAATTTGCTGAACTGAATTCAGTATGCCAACATAAAGATTTCAATGTGTTCAATTCCGCTGAATTGGTAGTCGGCATAGCAGTTCCGGGGGGCGCTTCTTATACACGCAAAGAAATTGATAAACTTATAGATTGGGTCAAAAGACCCCAAGTAGGGGCCAAGGGCATGGTCTATGTAAAATGTAATGAGGATGGGACCTACAAATCTTCTGTAGATAAATTCTATGATCAAGAAGATTTGGCAAAATGGGCAAAAGCAACAAACGCAGAAAAAGGAGACCTTATATGCGTTCTTTCGGGAAATATTAATGAAACAAGGGCTCAATTAAGTGCACTCCGCATGGAATTGGCAGAGCGATTGGGACTAAGAAAATCCAATGAATTTGCACCGCTATGGGTTGTAGACTTTCCCTTATTGGAACTTGATGAAGAAACAAATACCTACCATGCCATGCATCACCCATTTACTTCTCCTAAACAAGGACAAATGGAATTACTGCAAACCAACCCGGGAGAAGTAAAGGCCAATGCTTATGATTTAGTTTTAAATGGAAACGAAATAGGCGGAGGTTCCATTCGTATACACGATAAGCAAATACAGGCGACCATGTTCAAGCACCTTGGTTTTACTCCAGAGGAAGCAAAGGCACAGTTTGGGTTTTTAATGGATGCATTTCAATATGGTGCGCCGCCCCACGGTGGTATTGCTTTTGGTTTGGACAGGCTTGTAGCAATTTTGGGAGGACAAGAAACCATTCGGGATTTTATAGCCTTTCCTAAAAATAATAGTGGTAGGGATGTAATGATTGATGCTCCTTCACCTATTAACAATGAGCAACTAAAAGAGCTGCATTTAAAACTTGATCTATAA
- a CDS encoding DUF3078 domain-containing protein, whose amino-acid sequence MRLTCFFAVFFFLSLSLQAQVNPLKVFERDTTASNFQVQRIKDIKLKYITRGARLTDPRTVLNRVKPVRKRYKRFKPQSFWTKINEFGLNINEVAFVNWNAGGENSVSALGSGRFVRNYKFRYLNWNNEAQLRYGINAQEGRKLRKTDDQIRLASAISFRKDTITSWYYSFKATFNTQFSNGFKYPDRDTPISRFMSPGYLFLGAGKSYIPEGGKFNLYISPLTQKATFVLDKDLSEQGAFGVDPGESIFMEIGFLINNSWETEILKNVIMNHRVSLYTDYLLSFGNVDVDWEMNFNLKVNKFINANIGTHVIYDDDIKFDEELAEDGTIINPGTPRIQFKQLLGVGLTYAF is encoded by the coding sequence ATGCGACTGACTTGCTTTTTCGCTGTTTTTTTCTTTCTTTCCTTATCATTACAAGCACAAGTAAATCCTTTAAAAGTTTTTGAAAGGGATACCACGGCATCAAATTTTCAAGTACAGCGCATAAAAGATATCAAACTAAAGTATATTACCAGGGGCGCGAGACTTACGGACCCGAGAACTGTACTGAACAGGGTGAAACCCGTTCGCAAAAGATACAAACGCTTTAAGCCACAATCGTTTTGGACCAAAATAAATGAGTTTGGACTGAACATTAACGAAGTAGCCTTTGTAAACTGGAACGCGGGAGGGGAAAACTCCGTTTCCGCTCTAGGTAGTGGACGTTTTGTAAGAAACTATAAGTTTAGATACCTCAACTGGAACAATGAAGCGCAGCTCAGGTACGGTATCAATGCCCAAGAAGGAAGAAAGCTTAGAAAAACAGATGACCAGATTCGCTTGGCCTCTGCCATAAGCTTTAGAAAGGATACTATCACTAGTTGGTATTATTCGTTCAAAGCTACGTTCAATACACAGTTTTCCAATGGTTTTAAATATCCGGACAGAGATACTCCAATCTCCAGGTTTATGTCCCCGGGATATTTATTTTTAGGAGCAGGTAAGTCATACATTCCTGAGGGAGGCAAATTCAACTTATATATATCCCCTCTTACCCAAAAAGCAACGTTTGTGCTGGATAAGGATTTATCAGAACAAGGTGCTTTTGGTGTAGACCCAGGGGAAAGTATCTTTATGGAAATTGGATTTTTAATAAATAACTCATGGGAGACCGAGATTTTAAAAAATGTCATTATGAACCATAGGGTCAGTCTCTATACAGATTATCTTTTGAGTTTTGGAAACGTTGATGTGGATTGGGAAATGAATTTTAACCTAAAAGTCAATAAATTCATCAATGCCAATATAGGCACCCATGTAATTTATGATGATGATATCAAATTTGACGAAGAACTTGCAGAAGATGGCACTATAATTAACCCGGGAACACCCAGAATACAATTTAAGCAATTATTGGGAGTGGGCTTGACCTATGCTTTCTAA
- the dxs gene encoding 1-deoxy-D-xylulose-5-phosphate synthase: protein MEEILAHINAPQDLRKLSLEKLPQLAKELRDFIIDIVSTKEGHLGASLGVVELTIALHYVFNTPKDKLIWDVGHQAYGHKILTGRKNIFDTNRQLGGISGFPKRSESEYDDFGTGHSSTSISAILGMAIASKLDHDLHKQHIAVIGDASIASGMAFEGLNHLGVTDVNVLVVLNDNAIGIDPSVGALKKYLTNVKDGTAKDENIFECLNLKYSGPIDGHNIPELVQELERLKKVSGPKLLHIITTKGKGLKKAEDNQVTYHAPGKFNKSTGEQIKSIKQKEPPKYQDVFGHTIVELAEQNKKIVGITPAMPTGSSLKFMMDAMPERAFDVGIAEQHAVTFSAGMATQGYVPFCNIYSTFLQRAYDQVIHDVALQKLPVIFCLDRAGLVGQDGPTHHGVFDIAYLRCIPNLIVFAPMNEMELRNIMYTAQNGLDLPIAIRYPRGKGATLNWKNKFEAIEIGAARCLKEGSDIAILTIGTLGNQIYTLLEELENSQVVGHFDMRFIKPLDKKMLKEIFRKYNHIITIEDGCKTGGFGSAVLEFANIENFSTPVKIFGVADKFISHGTIDETWEMAGIDFDEIKNYIKSTSPCD from the coding sequence TTGGAAGAAATTTTAGCACATATTAATGCCCCGCAAGACCTTAGAAAACTATCTCTGGAGAAGTTGCCCCAACTTGCTAAGGAGTTAAGGGATTTTATCATTGATATTGTATCCACAAAAGAAGGACACCTAGGTGCAAGTTTAGGCGTTGTTGAACTTACCATTGCACTACATTACGTTTTTAACACCCCCAAGGATAAACTCATCTGGGATGTAGGGCACCAAGCCTACGGCCATAAAATTTTGACAGGAAGAAAAAATATATTCGATACCAACCGACAGTTGGGGGGTATTAGCGGTTTTCCCAAACGGAGCGAAAGCGAATACGATGATTTTGGAACCGGACACAGTTCCACTTCTATTTCTGCTATTTTGGGAATGGCAATAGCCTCTAAACTGGACCATGATTTACATAAACAACATATTGCGGTCATCGGTGATGCATCTATTGCGAGTGGAATGGCGTTTGAAGGCCTTAATCATCTTGGCGTAACAGATGTAAATGTATTGGTAGTTCTAAACGATAATGCCATCGGTATTGATCCGAGCGTAGGTGCCCTCAAAAAATACTTGACCAATGTAAAGGACGGTACAGCAAAAGATGAGAATATTTTTGAATGCCTCAACTTAAAATATTCGGGACCTATTGATGGACATAATATTCCGGAATTGGTTCAAGAACTAGAACGACTTAAAAAAGTAAGTGGACCAAAATTGCTTCATATTATTACCACTAAAGGGAAAGGTTTAAAAAAAGCCGAGGACAACCAAGTCACTTATCATGCCCCGGGCAAATTCAATAAAAGCACAGGAGAGCAGATTAAAAGCATTAAACAAAAAGAACCACCAAAATATCAAGACGTATTTGGGCATACCATTGTTGAACTTGCAGAGCAAAATAAAAAAATAGTGGGCATCACTCCTGCCATGCCCACGGGCAGTTCATTAAAATTTATGATGGATGCAATGCCCGAAAGGGCTTTTGATGTCGGTATAGCCGAGCAGCATGCCGTAACATTCTCAGCAGGTATGGCAACACAGGGCTATGTTCCATTTTGCAATATCTACTCCACTTTTTTACAGCGTGCCTATGACCAAGTCATTCATGATGTTGCTTTGCAAAAACTTCCGGTCATTTTCTGTTTGGACCGTGCTGGGCTCGTGGGACAGGATGGGCCCACGCATCACGGCGTATTTGATATTGCCTATTTAAGATGTATTCCCAATCTAATAGTTTTTGCGCCAATGAACGAAATGGAACTCCGCAATATAATGTACACAGCCCAAAATGGTTTGGATTTGCCCATTGCCATACGATATCCTCGTGGCAAGGGTGCGACCTTAAATTGGAAGAATAAATTTGAAGCCATAGAAATCGGGGCCGCTCGCTGTCTAAAAGAAGGATCTGACATTGCAATTCTCACTATTGGCACCCTTGGTAATCAAATTTACACACTATTGGAAGAATTGGAAAATTCCCAAGTCGTAGGGCATTTCGATATGAGGTTCATAAAACCTTTGGATAAAAAAATGCTAAAAGAAATTTTTAGGAAATATAATCATATCATTACTATTGAAGATGGTTGTAAAACAGGAGGGTTTGGGTCTGCTGTTTTAGAATTTGCAAATATTGAAAACTTTTCGACCCCAGTTAAAATCTTTGGTGTCGCCGACAAATTTATATCCCATGGAACAATTGATGAAACTTGGGAAATGGCCGGTATAGATTTTGATGAAATAAAAAATTATATTAAATCAACCTCACCATGCGACTGA
- a CDS encoding chloride channel protein, with amino-acid sequence MPSTKKILTNFLKWRYRHISNKTFVHLMSIVVGLLAGLAAVTLKNTTYFIEALLKKGVVFSENQLYFILPIIGLTLVYIYVKFVHKHPIQHAVSSIIFSLSKKGGLLRLKDIYTPLIAAPLTVGFGGSVGLLGPAVKSGSAISSNLSRLFHIDAKVRSLLVACASAGAISSIFQSPIAAIIFAVEVFTLDFTMLSMLPLLLASISGVLTSYFFLGNETLFSFSLSEGFQLEDTFFYILLGVGTAFSSIYFTKMYFVIFDFFKRFKSPKYKLLVGGIAIGIMLYAIPPLYGEGFGFINNLLDGNHIKALGKTPFDTYTDNIWVVIVLLFGITIFKAIAMTTTFAAGGAGGIFIPTMVMGSAFGNAMGKVINNLGLGFEVSESNFTLIGMAGLIAGVIHAPLTAIFLIAEITGGYQLFVPLMITASISYLITKNALDYTIYTKELAKIGAVLTHNKDQMVLGLMELDNVIEKNFKSVHPEMSLGQMLHESVSVSKRNIFPVLDEEEKLMGIIVLDDIRQLMFDTELYNTIFVKNLMHAPPEYIFHETDSMQQVMRKFQDSGAWNLPVIKEGKYIGFISKSKLLTAYRRKLINYSR; translated from the coding sequence ATGCCTAGCACCAAAAAAATTCTCACCAACTTTTTAAAATGGAGATACAGGCACATCTCCAACAAGACGTTTGTTCACCTCATGAGTATCGTCGTTGGGTTATTGGCAGGTTTAGCTGCGGTTACATTAAAAAATACTACATATTTTATAGAGGCTTTGTTGAAAAAAGGTGTTGTCTTTTCAGAAAATCAACTCTACTTCATCTTGCCTATTATTGGTCTCACTTTGGTCTATATATATGTAAAATTTGTACACAAGCACCCAATACAGCATGCTGTCTCATCCATTATCTTTTCTCTTTCAAAAAAAGGGGGGCTGTTACGTTTAAAAGATATATATACGCCATTGATCGCAGCACCATTGACCGTTGGCTTTGGTGGTTCTGTGGGTTTGTTGGGGCCTGCGGTCAAATCCGGTTCTGCAATAAGTTCAAATCTTAGCAGACTATTTCATATTGATGCAAAAGTTAGGTCCTTATTGGTGGCATGCGCATCCGCAGGTGCAATTTCTTCCATATTTCAGTCACCCATAGCTGCTATTATTTTTGCTGTCGAAGTATTTACGTTGGATTTTACGATGCTCTCCATGTTGCCTTTGCTTTTGGCATCGATTTCAGGAGTACTTACCTCCTATTTCTTTTTGGGGAACGAAACACTTTTTAGTTTTTCATTGTCCGAAGGGTTTCAGCTTGAGGATACTTTTTTTTACATTTTACTAGGAGTGGGCACTGCATTCTCTTCCATATACTTTACCAAAATGTATTTTGTAATCTTTGATTTTTTCAAACGCTTTAAAAGTCCAAAATATAAGCTTTTGGTTGGTGGTATCGCAATTGGAATTATGCTCTACGCCATACCACCATTGTATGGGGAAGGTTTTGGTTTCATCAATAATCTTTTAGACGGCAATCATATAAAAGCATTGGGGAAAACTCCCTTTGACACATACACAGATAATATTTGGGTTGTTATTGTACTTTTATTCGGCATCACGATTTTTAAGGCCATAGCCATGACGACCACTTTTGCTGCTGGTGGTGCTGGCGGAATATTTATACCTACAATGGTTATGGGCAGTGCCTTTGGAAATGCAATGGGAAAAGTTATCAATAATCTGGGATTGGGATTCGAGGTTTCAGAAAGTAATTTTACGCTAATTGGTATGGCAGGATTGATTGCTGGTGTTATTCATGCCCCATTGACAGCCATCTTTTTAATTGCAGAAATAACTGGGGGATATCAACTTTTTGTCCCATTGATGATTACTGCATCAATTTCCTATTTAATCACTAAAAATGCATTGGACTATACTATATATACCAAAGAATTGGCAAAGATTGGAGCTGTATTGACCCACAATAAAGATCAGATGGTACTGGGCCTTATGGAGTTGGACAATGTTATCGAAAAGAATTTCAAGTCTGTGCATCCAGAAATGTCCCTCGGACAAATGTTGCATGAATCAGTTTCAGTATCAAAAAGAAATATCTTTCCGGTTTTGGACGAGGAAGAAAAGTTGATGGGTATAATCGTATTGGATGACATTAGACAATTGATGTTCGATACTGAATTGTACAATACAATTTTTGTTAAAAATCTGATGCATGCGCCCCCAGAATATATTTTTCATGAAACAGATAGCATGCAACAAGTCATGCGAAAGTTTCAAGATAGCGGAGCTTGGAATTTACCTGTGATTAAAGAAGGAAAATATATTGGTTTCATTTCTAAATCAAAACTTTTGACAGCATATCGCAGAAAATTGATAAATTATTCCCGATGA
- a CDS encoding tetratricopeptide repeat protein → MEKLQKYCLSLLLVLVHFACKEKEPKQTVEQIAAQAEKVYKKAIEYPQGSPECMNLIEEAIRIDSTYAEAIRELSIAYLKRGIPHKWKPIIDRAVHYNPRTWQPVRGTAYLKVYRDYEKAIADFNATDTITPNFIDYTGGHSVDYWRAIAYLGLKDYKNCIYYFDKHIKKETEETGEDWVEINAFLYRGIAYFESGNTTKALENFEKIIYHFKNSADAEYYIALILNQKKAYKKAKSHIQKAKLDFKKGFYNNGVYVEPLRQIYWEDLEELSKIIGN, encoded by the coding sequence ATGGAGAAATTACAGAAATACTGCCTTAGTTTACTTTTGGTATTGGTACACTTTGCCTGTAAAGAAAAGGAGCCAAAACAAACAGTTGAACAAATAGCGGCACAAGCTGAGAAAGTATACAAAAAGGCTATTGAATATCCACAAGGCTCTCCAGAATGCATGAATTTGATTGAAGAAGCTATTCGCATTGATTCTACCTATGCTGAAGCCATTCGTGAACTTTCCATCGCTTACCTGAAAAGAGGTATACCGCATAAATGGAAACCAATAATAGATAGAGCAGTTCACTACAATCCAAGAACTTGGCAACCAGTAAGGGGTACTGCTTATTTGAAAGTTTATCGGGATTATGAAAAGGCAATTGCAGATTTTAATGCAACTGATACCATAACACCAAATTTTATTGACTATACTGGAGGTCATAGTGTTGATTACTGGAGAGCTATAGCGTATTTAGGACTTAAAGATTATAAAAACTGTATTTATTATTTTGACAAGCATATTAAAAAAGAGACCGAAGAAACAGGAGAGGATTGGGTAGAAATCAATGCTTTTTTATATAGAGGAATTGCTTATTTTGAATCTGGAAATACAACTAAAGCGCTTGAAAATTTCGAAAAGATCATTTATCATTTCAAAAATTCAGCAGATGCAGAATATTATATCGCTTTAATTCTCAACCAGAAAAAAGCGTATAAAAAAGCAAAATCACATATTCAGAAAGCAAAATTGGACTTTAAAAAAGGATTTTACAACAATGGTGTCTATGTAGAGCCTTTGCGACAAATTTACTGGGAAGATTTAGAAGAGCTAAGCAAGATTATTGGGAACTAA